The following coding sequences are from one Phenylobacterium glaciei window:
- the hisG gene encoding ATP phosphoribosyltransferase, with translation MSGPLIIAVPSKGRLKEQVEEWLADCGLRLSVSGGARGYMAEIKGLAGAQVRLLSAGDIAEALDSGEVHLGVTGEDLLRERGGDLDSRALLLRALGFGRADLVVAVPKSWLDVDSMADLEEVAHDVLARTGRRMRVATKYLVQTRAFFARHGVADYRITESSGATEGAPAAGAAELIVDITTTGATLTANGLKILGDGVILKSQAQLTASLRATWSDSQLAVAEHLLRVIEARALAHESATLVYPGGGDDDALTEELVTAGAVRRPHGVLTPVSRIAAISLLLTAKGRGPVTASRPDFVFENSCGPYEALAKRVNN, from the coding sequence ATGAGCGGGCCCCTGATCATCGCGGTCCCCTCCAAGGGCCGCTTGAAGGAACAGGTCGAGGAATGGCTGGCCGACTGCGGGCTGAGGCTCTCGGTCAGCGGCGGCGCGCGCGGCTACATGGCCGAGATCAAGGGCCTGGCCGGCGCCCAGGTGCGCCTGCTCTCGGCCGGCGACATCGCCGAGGCGCTCGATAGCGGCGAGGTGCACCTGGGCGTCACCGGAGAGGACCTGCTGCGGGAACGTGGCGGCGATCTCGACAGCCGCGCCCTGCTGCTGCGGGCGCTTGGCTTTGGCCGCGCCGACCTGGTGGTGGCTGTGCCCAAGAGCTGGCTCGACGTCGACTCGATGGCCGACCTGGAGGAGGTGGCGCACGACGTGCTGGCCCGCACCGGCCGGCGCATGCGGGTGGCCACCAAGTACCTGGTCCAGACCCGGGCTTTCTTCGCCCGCCACGGGGTGGCCGACTACCGGATCACCGAGTCCAGCGGCGCCACCGAGGGGGCTCCGGCGGCGGGCGCCGCCGAACTGATCGTCGACATCACGACGACCGGGGCGACCCTGACAGCCAACGGCCTGAAGATCCTCGGCGACGGGGTGATCCTGAAGAGCCAGGCCCAGCTCACCGCCTCCCTTCGGGCGACCTGGTCCGACAGCCAACTGGCGGTGGCCGAACACCTGCTGCGGGTGATCGAGGCCCGCGCCCTGGCGCATGAGAGCGCGACTCTGGTCTATCCCGGGGGCGGGGATGACGACGCCCTGACGGAGGAGCTGGTGACCGCCGGTGCGGTCCGACGTCCCCACGGCGTGCTGACGCCGGTGAGTCGCATCGCGGCGATCTCCCTGCTGCTCACCGCGAAAGGCCGTGGGCCTGTCACCGCGTCGCGGCCCGATTTCGTGTTTGAGAACAGTTGTGGACCGTACGAAGCACTCGCAAAACGCGTCAATAATTGA
- a CDS encoding ATP phosphoribosyltransferase regulatory subunit yields MRAEPRVPNEALSAIRAPLSAGASSVDAPILQPLGLLLELAGEAMRARLFVVQAEGGEEACLRPDFTVPVTRLHLESGAASGRYYYEGKAFRASPDHADRAEEFVQIGVERFDAAATDALEADAEIAALAWTSAVAGGRDDLLLWLGDIGLFAAFVDGLDLAPSLAARLKRAASRPRLLQAELARAGAQAKPVESGGLADLLAERSSDEAAVLLEEVWALAGIEPVGGRGPAEIAQRLIRRAQAARAPALSVEQAQSLGRFLGISDTPAKALAAIRAIPGARGKALTAALADWEQRLVLITKAGVPEGAMLMATTLGHAFEYYDGLTFEVRSTALGADRPVAVGGRYDGLPARLESPAHGRAVGCMVRPWRAFKGGEA; encoded by the coding sequence ATGAGGGCTGAACCCCGGGTTCCCAACGAGGCGCTCTCCGCCATCCGCGCGCCGCTGAGCGCCGGCGCTTCGAGTGTCGACGCGCCGATCCTGCAGCCGCTGGGCCTGCTGCTGGAACTGGCCGGTGAGGCGATGCGCGCGCGGCTGTTCGTGGTCCAGGCCGAGGGCGGGGAAGAGGCCTGCCTGCGCCCCGACTTCACCGTGCCGGTCACCCGCCTGCACCTGGAGAGCGGCGCCGCCTCCGGCCGTTACTACTACGAGGGCAAGGCCTTCCGCGCCTCTCCCGACCACGCCGACCGGGCCGAGGAATTCGTGCAGATCGGTGTCGAGCGGTTCGACGCTGCGGCGACCGACGCCCTGGAGGCCGACGCCGAGATCGCTGCGCTCGCCTGGACGTCCGCTGTGGCCGGGGGCCGGGACGACCTGCTGCTGTGGCTTGGCGACATCGGCCTGTTCGCCGCCTTCGTGGACGGCCTGGACCTGGCGCCGTCCCTCGCCGCCCGTCTGAAGCGCGCCGCCTCGCGGCCCCGCCTGCTGCAGGCCGAGCTGGCCCGTGCTGGCGCGCAAGCCAAGCCCGTGGAGAGCGGCGGTCTCGCCGACCTGCTGGCCGAGCGCTCCTCCGACGAGGCCGCCGTCCTGCTGGAGGAGGTCTGGGCGCTCGCCGGGATCGAACCCGTCGGCGGCCGGGGTCCCGCCGAGATCGCCCAGCGCCTGATCCGCCGCGCCCAGGCCGCCCGCGCGCCGGCCCTGAGCGTCGAGCAGGCCCAGAGCCTGGGCCGCTTCCTCGGCATCTCCGATACGCCGGCCAAGGCGCTGGCCGCCATCCGGGCCATTCCGGGCGCCAGGGGCAAGGCGCTCACCGCCGCCCTGGCCGATTGGGAGCAGCGCCTGGTGCTGATCACCAAGGCCGGGGTGCCTGAGGGGGCCATGCTGATGGCCACCACGCTCGGCCACGCCTTCGAATATTATGACGGCCTGACCTTCGAGGTCCGCTCCACCGCGCTGGGGGCGGATCGTCCAGTGGCGGTTGGCGGACGCTATGACGGCCTGCCGGCCCGCCTGGAGAGTCCGGCCCACGGCCGCGCCGTGGGTTGCATGGTCCGGCCCTGGCGAGCCTTCAAGGGAGGTGAGGCATGA
- a CDS encoding M13 family metallopeptidase — MKTFWLAACAASALALGAVPALAADDMAKAPRMGPWGFDAAGQDLTVSPRDDLYQYANGTYLKNLEIPADRSRYGSFDKLNELSVNRMRAVLEKAAADKAATGDQARIGVMYRSFMDEAAVNALGAKPMAGDLAQIKASKTLSDVAKVMGESQKKFGGSVFGAYPGDDAKDPDHYVITLIQGGLGLPDRDYYLDDKFAAQKTAYEAYVAKLLTLSGWADPAANAKAIVALETEIAKVSWTRAERRDDDKTYNPFAVKDLAAYAPGFDWKAFMAGAGLGKVAKVVVAENTAFPKIAALYAKTPIDTLKAWQAFHLADQAAPYLSKDFDQAQYEFRSKTLSGQPVQAERWKRGVTLVDSQVGEALGKLYVDAYFPADSKAKMDALVADIKGAMKGRIEKLTWMSPPTKAKALEKLSKFSVMIAYPETWRDYSALTLKDGDLYGNVARATAFEWNRQVDRLDQKVDKKEWGMTPPTINAYYSPTKNGIVFPAAILQPPFFDPDGDAAVNYGGIGGVIGHEITHGFDDQGRKSDGDGRLTDWWTAEDAAKFDAQAKIYGAQYAAVEVLPGSHINPDLTMGENIADLGGVLLALDAYHASLKGKPAPVIDGLTGDQRVFLGWAQVWRSKSREDRTRQRLVSDPHSPEQYRADIPVRNIDAFYEAFGVKAGDKMYVAPDKRARIW; from the coding sequence ATGAAGACCTTCTGGCTCGCCGCCTGCGCGGCGTCCGCCCTGGCGCTCGGCGCCGTCCCCGCCCTCGCCGCCGATGACATGGCCAAGGCGCCCCGCATGGGGCCCTGGGGCTTCGACGCCGCCGGCCAGGACCTGACCGTCAGCCCCCGCGACGACCTCTATCAGTACGCCAACGGGACCTACCTCAAAAACCTGGAGATCCCCGCCGACCGCTCGCGCTACGGGTCCTTCGACAAGCTGAATGAGCTGTCCGTCAACCGGATGCGCGCGGTGCTGGAAAAGGCCGCCGCCGACAAGGCCGCCACGGGCGACCAGGCCCGCATCGGCGTGATGTACCGCAGCTTCATGGACGAGGCCGCCGTCAACGCCCTGGGCGCCAAGCCGATGGCCGGCGACCTGGCCCAGATCAAGGCGTCGAAGACCCTCAGCGACGTCGCCAAGGTGATGGGCGAAAGCCAGAAGAAGTTCGGCGGTTCGGTGTTCGGCGCCTATCCGGGCGACGACGCCAAGGACCCCGACCACTATGTCATCACCCTGATCCAGGGGGGGCTGGGCCTGCCCGACCGCGACTACTATCTTGACGACAAGTTCGCGGCTCAGAAGACCGCCTATGAGGCCTATGTCGCCAAGCTGCTGACCCTGTCGGGCTGGGCCGATCCGGCCGCAAACGCCAAGGCCATCGTCGCCCTGGAGACCGAGATCGCCAAGGTCTCCTGGACCCGGGCCGAGCGCCGCGACGATGACAAGACCTACAATCCCTTCGCCGTGAAGGACCTGGCGGCCTATGCGCCGGGCTTCGACTGGAAGGCCTTCATGGCCGGCGCGGGCCTCGGCAAGGTGGCCAAGGTGGTGGTGGCCGAAAACACCGCCTTCCCCAAGATCGCCGCCCTCTACGCTAAGACCCCCATCGACACCCTGAAGGCCTGGCAGGCCTTCCACCTGGCCGACCAGGCCGCGCCCTATCTCTCCAAGGACTTCGACCAGGCCCAGTACGAATTCCGCAGCAAGACCCTGTCGGGTCAGCCGGTTCAGGCCGAACGCTGGAAGCGCGGCGTGACCCTGGTGGACAGCCAGGTCGGCGAGGCGCTGGGCAAGCTCTATGTCGACGCCTACTTCCCGGCCGACAGCAAGGCCAAGATGGACGCCCTGGTGGCCGACATCAAAGGCGCCATGAAGGGCCGCATCGAGAAGCTGACCTGGATGAGCCCGCCCACCAAGGCCAAGGCCCTCGAGAAGCTGTCGAAGTTCAGTGTGATGATCGCCTATCCCGAAACCTGGCGGGACTATTCGGCCCTGACCCTGAAGGACGGTGACCTCTACGGCAATGTGGCCCGGGCCACCGCCTTCGAGTGGAACCGCCAGGTCGACCGCCTGGACCAGAAGGTGGACAAGAAGGAGTGGGGCATGACGCCGCCAACCATCAACGCCTACTATTCCCCCACCAAGAACGGCATCGTCTTCCCAGCCGCCATTCTGCAGCCGCCGTTCTTCGATCCGGACGGCGACGCGGCGGTCAACTATGGCGGCATCGGCGGGGTGATCGGCCACGAGATCACCCACGGCTTCGACGACCAGGGCCGCAAGTCCGACGGCGACGGCCGGCTGACCGACTGGTGGACGGCGGAGGACGCCGCCAAGTTCGACGCCCAGGCCAAGATCTACGGTGCGCAGTATGCCGCGGTGGAGGTCCTGCCGGGGTCCCACATCAATCCCGACCTGACCATGGGCGAGAACATCGCCGACCTGGGCGGGGTGCTGCTGGCGTTGGACGCCTACCATGCCTCCCTGAAGGGCAAGCCCGCCCCGGTGATCGACGGCCTGACCGGCGACCAGCGGGTCTTCCTCGGCTGGGCCCAGGTCTGGCGGTCGAAGTCCCGCGAAGATCGCACGCGCCAGCGGCTGGTCTCCGACCCCCACTCGCCCGAGCAGTACCGCGCCGATATCCCGGTGCGGAACATCGACGCCTTCTACGAGGCGTTCGGCGTCAAGGCCGGCGACAAGATGTATGTCGCCCCGGACAAGCGCGCCCGCATCTGGTGA